One stretch of Miscanthus floridulus cultivar M001 chromosome 18, ASM1932011v1, whole genome shotgun sequence DNA includes these proteins:
- the LOC136521958 gene encoding uncharacterized protein isoform X1: MHHHPGEPNPCSVDAEHSTPLDLDPSVQRRLSQLSSTVPHRPQAVCPPTAHRRFINHNTAARSRPPPAPPPTCACLILPPLRSPGLHTHGHGRQREEEQGAPMGNCQAAEAATVVVQQPGGRVQRLYWATSAAEVMRANPGHYVALVTHRADADDEKLRSHSQQQRQGEQQHTHHGAARVTRVKLLKPRDTLVLGQAYRLITVAEVTKALQAKEEEKTRRAQQQLLQQVVQTKHAGGRTGSGDDSQPQQVADGSLDQQEKDGQRSSSSSAAHSGARHRHWRPSLHSIAEVSS; the protein is encoded by the exons ATGCACCACCACCCGGGCGAACCAAATCCGTGCAGCGTAGATGCTGAGCACTCGACGCCGCTGGATCTCGATCCATCCGTGCAGCGCCGTCTCAGTCAGCTCTCTAGTACTGTACCCCACAGGCCACAGGCAGTCTGCCCACCCACCGCCCACCGCCGCTTCATAAATCATAACACAGCCGCTCGCTCGCGGCCgccgccagcaccaccaccaactTGTGCGTGCCTGATCCTGCCGCCCCTCCGCTCCCCTGGACTGCACACCCACGGCCACGGGCGGCagagagaggaggagcagggAGCGCCGATGGGCAACTGccaggcggcggaggcggcgacgGTGGTGGTGCAGCAACCGGGCGGCCGCGTCCAGCGCCTCTACTGGGCCACCAGCGCCGCTGAGGTCATGCGCGCCAACCCGGGCCACTACGTCGCGCTCGTCACGCACCgcgccgacgccgacgacgagAAGCTTCGGTCCCACTCCCAGCAGCAGCGGCAGGGGGAGCAGCAGCACACGCATCACGGCGCCGCGCGCGTCACGCGGGTGAAGCTGCTCAAGCCCCGCGACACGCTGGTGCTCGGCCAGGCGTACCGCCTCATCACCGTCGCCGAGGTCACCAAGGCGCTGCAggccaaggaggaggagaagacccggagggcgcagcagcagctgctgcagcaGGTAGTTCAGACGAAGCACGCCGGCGGGAGGACGGGCTCCGGTGACGACTCGCAGCCGCAGCAGGTGGCTGATGGCAGCCTTGATCAG CAGGAAAAGGACGGCCAACGGAGCAGCTCAAGTTCGGCGGCGCACTCTGGCGCGAGGCATCGCCATTGGCGCCCTTCTCTCCACAGCATCGCCGAAGTCAGCAGCTGA
- the LOC136521958 gene encoding uncharacterized protein isoform X2, with translation MHHHPGEPNPCSVDAEHSTPLDLDPSVQRRLSQLSSTVPHRPQAVCPPTAHRRFINHNTAARSRPPPAPPPTCACLILPPLRSPGLHTHGHGRQREEEQGAPMGNCQAAEAATVVVQQPGGRVQRLYWATSAAEVMRANPGHYVALVTHRADADDEKLRSHSQQQRQGEQQHTHHGAARVTRVKLLKPRDTLVLGQAYRLITVAEVTKALQAKEEEKTRRAQQQLLQQVVQTKHAGGRTGSGDDSQPQQVADGSLDQEKDGQRSSSSSAAHSGARHRHWRPSLHSIAEVSS, from the exons ATGCACCACCACCCGGGCGAACCAAATCCGTGCAGCGTAGATGCTGAGCACTCGACGCCGCTGGATCTCGATCCATCCGTGCAGCGCCGTCTCAGTCAGCTCTCTAGTACTGTACCCCACAGGCCACAGGCAGTCTGCCCACCCACCGCCCACCGCCGCTTCATAAATCATAACACAGCCGCTCGCTCGCGGCCgccgccagcaccaccaccaactTGTGCGTGCCTGATCCTGCCGCCCCTCCGCTCCCCTGGACTGCACACCCACGGCCACGGGCGGCagagagaggaggagcagggAGCGCCGATGGGCAACTGccaggcggcggaggcggcgacgGTGGTGGTGCAGCAACCGGGCGGCCGCGTCCAGCGCCTCTACTGGGCCACCAGCGCCGCTGAGGTCATGCGCGCCAACCCGGGCCACTACGTCGCGCTCGTCACGCACCgcgccgacgccgacgacgagAAGCTTCGGTCCCACTCCCAGCAGCAGCGGCAGGGGGAGCAGCAGCACACGCATCACGGCGCCGCGCGCGTCACGCGGGTGAAGCTGCTCAAGCCCCGCGACACGCTGGTGCTCGGCCAGGCGTACCGCCTCATCACCGTCGCCGAGGTCACCAAGGCGCTGCAggccaaggaggaggagaagacccggagggcgcagcagcagctgctgcagcaGGTAGTTCAGACGAAGCACGCCGGCGGGAGGACGGGCTCCGGTGACGACTCGCAGCCGCAGCAGGTGGCTGATGGCAGCCTTGATCAG GAAAAGGACGGCCAACGGAGCAGCTCAAGTTCGGCGGCGCACTCTGGCGCGAGGCATCGCCATTGGCGCCCTTCTCTCCACAGCATCGCCGAAGTCAGCAGCTGA